The following are encoded together in the Capsulimonas corticalis genome:
- a CDS encoding indolepyruvate ferredoxin oxidoreductase subunit alpha, whose translation MPYVITEPCIGVKDKSCVAVCPVDCIKEADDQLYIDPSECIDCGLCEPECPVDAIFMEDEVPEQWKKFIQINADYAKK comes from the coding sequence GTGCCCTACGTCATTACTGAGCCTTGCATCGGTGTCAAAGATAAGTCTTGCGTCGCCGTCTGTCCCGTCGACTGCATCAAAGAAGCGGACGACCAGCTTTATATCGACCCCAGCGAGTGCATCGACTGCGGCCTTTGCGAGCCGGAGTGTCCGGTGGACGCGATTTTTATGGAGGACGAAGTTCCCGAACAGTGGAAGAAGTTCATCCAGATCAATGCGGACTACGCGAAGAAATAA